A stretch of Lactuca sativa cultivar Salinas chromosome 6, Lsat_Salinas_v11, whole genome shotgun sequence DNA encodes these proteins:
- the LOC111898845 gene encoding BEACH domain-containing protein B isoform X1: protein MIRNRKGGFSSTKFRRIRMNIVRGVAGLIRRTSGYGGDYSVGSASHKFPVPSPKVKFSDIGDEAILSALWERYQSVSEKAEIHKAFHIFLKQFFVIYKNWEPLDLDNSTEAALGVASGEESENPDEVIIGCSTAHPAEIIVILIEEVTNITAMVTECISGSSSNLVITPEGFRVLKCLTIMTRSMHNCKVLGYYGGIQKLTALMKAAVVQLKTIAGALSADETLSSSNVQKAGVLQKILVHVVSILCGFINLQLDIYGKAQIDVDNLEDSIEKMATTPEPFIDSRDPLSEKRLQWHQKAVISVMEAGGLNWLVELLRVIRRLSLKEQWTDSSLQYMTLRTLQLALTDNPRGQNHFRSIGGLEVLLDGLGVPSFNSLSSRNSSSSDHGSGDGNRLMWVLQLHVLSLEVLREAVFGNLNNLQFLCENGRVHKFANSFCLPAFVFQEFMQQRSNSSVEDDLKANIQSTGITESSSSVNKPSCQYWSNYTVNLSKTLYSFIIPLEDLRSHQVQSGRSTFPFSSVYGELSIKFMMRVLLTVFPSIKAFSNQNELPSHLRIFLYSLQHYVLFVFRKILVLSPSSLDVFRSEGVWDFIFSEHFYFGSGSKVIPEAYFNYSDDRPWSTEPFTRSRSTNNRVPSYETDILQTNVISVVEFAATLDATSHNMPECSVLLDALELFACNPEVTTGLAKCLLHILQLAPEKTFTSFKTLDAIPRVVKVTCIQAQESKKPESKRSSSQISKKSKSPENVRGWRDSMEACMQLFAEFFSVTEEAKFLVLNSSTCIDCLFDLFWEECLRSSMLSYIFALMKIIPSSEEDQKAKLYLCSKYLETFTHLKEREKNFAKLSIDLLVGMRDMLVKDRMYFQTLFRDGECFLHVVSLLHGYAEDDEGEKLVLNVLQTLTSLLTGNDASKTAFRALVGKGYRTLQSLLLDFCHRRPNAGLLTALLDMLVDGKFDLKKNPVMRNEDVILLYLSVLQKSSDSMRNEGLNMFLHLLRDSISNRASCVRVGTLSFLLDWFPCEDNDSVVLKIGQLIQVTGGHSVSGKEIRKIFALLRSERVGTRQQYCSLLLTNISSMLNEKGPTAFFNFDGNDSGIIINTSLQLPLYKGYSFSCWLRVESFPTNGTMGLFSFLSDSRRGCLAVLAKDRLIFESRYQKQQCVSFPLNLVGKKWHFLCLTHSIGRAFSGGSLVKCYLDGALVSSEKCSYPKVNEPLTGCMIGAPINLLSYEEDITSSSSKESSPFFGQIGPVYLFNDAITPEQVQGINFLGPNYMYSFLDNELTVSADNQLPSGVLDAKDGLASKIIFGLNAQASNRRALFNVSSLLDHAVDKSSFEATVKNGTQLCSRRLLQQIIYCAGGVSVFFPLFTRIDLYENDSQNLLTPITKERITAEIIELIASVLDENLSNQQQMLNLSGFSVLGFLLQSLPSQQLNMDTLSALKHMLNVISNCGLAEVLVEDAISHVFLNPFIWVYAAYNVQRELYMFLIQQFDNDPRLLKSLCRFPRVLDIIHQFYWDKMPSPIAGSKPLLQPITNKDFGERPNKEEIQKIRLLLLSIGEMSLKEHIAVSDIESLVSFFETSQDMACIEDILHMIIRALSQKSLLASFLEQVTVVGGCRLFVNLLQRGYEPIRLLGLQFLGRLLVGIPSEKKESKFFTLAMGRSKTLLEGPKRIELRLPPIFSAMSDRLFRFPQTDLLCATFFDVLLGGASPKQVIQRHNQPEKQRNKGTNVQFFLPQILVLIFKFLSNCEDANSRIKILEDLLELLDSNTSNIEALMENGWQAWLVASMKLDVLKTYKMKPQRDGDPELVEQNHVKTLFSLVLCHYIQSSKGGWQPLEETVNFLLMQYEHGGKSYWYLLRDIYEDLMKRLVDLSSRENILSSQPCRDNTLYLLKLVDELLISELDNKLPFPACGYDFSPEHIRLENDRDLVSALYEALQGDGHDHISKAHKQSVSNQIEKMDESWWNLYDNLWVVISEMHGKGPSRLLPKSSSSVGPSFGQRARGLVESLNIPAAEMAAVVVSGGLTNALSGKPNKVIDKAMLLRSEKCSRIAFRLMIVYLCKSSLERASRCVQQFIPILPCILSADDEQSKSRLQVFIWALLAVRSQFGMLDDGARFHVIAHLIREAVDCGKLMLATSIVGRDDLLDTSSVSKESGTIQNLIQKDRVRIAVSDEVKYLRNSRAEQTKQVAEFRVRMNEIISSDLNQWRAFEDDIRSSLNSILASDDSRRASFQLAHDEEQQVTAENWIHILRTLIDERGPWSANPFPNKIVTHWKLDKTEDRWRRRQKLRQNYHFNEKLCHPPSTVPTNGTIPAPLETKSGFAAHIPQQMKQFLLKGIRRITDESFLESVELDAEISEQKASTSEDVLERQNSEAPKEESEQQRDFHDRKDHSSTTTSSIESEVLMSVPCVLVTPKRKLAGRLAVMKKFLHFFGEFLVEGTGGSSVFRNIQASGGFDSNRSDNLAAQKQKFMKWPLNLDLTSEGEASDNINAVLGNLLQKQSENIKRHRRWEIGKIKAVHWTRYLLRYTAIEIYFNDSTAPIFFNFASNKEAKDVGSLIVSTKNESVSPKGYRDKSGVISFIDRRVSLELAETARESWRRRDITNFEYLMVLNTLSGRSYNDLTQYPVFPWVVADYSSDKLDFSKSSTFRDLSKPVGALDQKRFEVFEDRYRNFSDPDIPSFFYGSHYSSMGIVLYYLLRLEPFTGLHRTLQGGKFDHADRLFQSIESTFRNCLSNTSDVKELVPEFYYMSDFLVNSNSYHFGVKQDGEPLNDVGLPPWAKGSPEEFISINREALESEYVSSNLHHWIDLIFGYKQRGKPAVEAANIFYYLTYEGAADLETMDDELQRAAIEDQIANFGQTPIQIFRKKHPRRGPPIPIAHPLRFAPSSITLSSIVSSTSTHPSAVLYVGISESHVVLVNQGLSMSVKLWLTTQLASGGNFTFSSSQDPYFAIGADVVSPRRIGSPLAENIELGAQCFTTMQTPSGNFLVSCGNWENSFQLISLNDGRLVQSVRQHKDVVSCVYVTSDGSILATGSYDTTVMIWEVLRMRTRGIPSDTSHRKDHVIADTPFHILCGHDDVITCVYASTELDIVISGSKDGTCVFHTLRKGRYLRSLQHPSGCQVSKLVASRHGRILLYAEDDLSLHLYSINGKHLNSCESNGRLNCIELSGCGEFVVCGGDQGQIVVRLMRSLEIVGRYSGAGKIITCLTVTQEECVLAGTKDGSLLLYSIQNPQLRRTTVSRTLIKARPTTPTPTSGT, encoded by the exons ATGATCCGCAATCGGAAGGGCGGATTCTCGTCAACGAAGTTTCGGCGAATTAG AATGAACATTGTAAGAGGTGTTGCTGGTCTTATTCGAAGGACATCTGGCTATGGTGGTGACTATAGTGTAGGGTCAGCGTCTCATAAGTTCCCTGTTCCATCTCCAAAAGTTAAATTCAG TGATATTGGTGATGAGGCAATTTTATCTGCACTATGGGAGAGATATCAAAGTGTCTCTGAAAAG GCAGAAATACACAAGGCTTTTCATATATTTCTTAAACAATTTTTTGTAATATACAAGAATTGGGAGCCATTAGATTTAGATAATTCCACAGAAGCTGCTTTGGGTGTTGCATCTGGGGAGGAGTCTGAAAATCCTGATGAGGTTATCATTGGCTGTTCTACTGCACATCCTGCTGAAATCATAGTGATCTTGATAGAAGAAGTTACAAATATAACAGCTATGGTCACTGAAT GCATATCAGGTTCTTCAAGTAACTTGGTCATTACACCTGAAGGTTTTCGTGTCTTAAAATGTTTGACTATCATGACCCGGTCAATGCATAACTGTAAAGTTTTGGGCTATTATGGTGGTATTCAAAAGCTGACAGCACTAATGAAAG CTGCTGTTGTCCAATTGAAAACCATTGCTGGCGCGCTTTCAGCTGATGAAACTTTATCGAGTTCTAATGTACAAAAGGCTGGTGTTTTACAAAAAATACTTGTACATGTGGTTTCAATTTTATGCGGGTTTATCAATTTACAGCTAGATATATATGGAAAAGCTCAGATAGATGTTGACAACTTGGAGGATAGTATTGAAAAGATGGCCACAACTCCAGAACCTTTCATTGATTCAAGAGATCCTCTTTCTGAAAAAAGATTGCAGTGGCATCAGAAGGCAGTCATATCAGTGATGGAAGCTGGTGGTCTTAATTGGTTAGTAG AGCTGTTGCGGGTGATTAGACGATTAAGTTTAAAAGAACAATGGACAGATTCGTCTCTTCAGTATATGACTTTAAGGACTCTTCAGTTGGCATTGACTGATAACCCACGTGGTCAAAATCATTTTCGGAGCATTGGGGGCCTTGAGGTGTTGTTGGATGGTTTGGGAGTTCCATCATTTAACTCTTTAAGTTCAAGGAATTCATCTTCTTCTGATCATGGAAG TGGAGATGGAAATCGTTTAATGTGGGTTTTGCAGCTCCATGTTCTTTCTTTGGAGGTCCTCAGAGAAGCTGT TTTTGGCAACTTGAACAATTTGCAATTTCTATGTGAAAATGGAAGAGTGCACAAATTTGCAAATAGCTTTTGTTTGCCAGCATTTGTGTTTCAAGAATTCATGCAACAAAGAAGCAACTCATCGGTGGAGGATGATTTGAAAGCCAATATTCAGAGTACAGGAATAACAGAAAGTTCTTCGTCTGTGAATAAACCTAGTTGTCAATATTGGAGTAATTATACTGTTAATTTGAGCAAAACCCTCTATTCCTTTATCATCCCATTAGAGGATTTAAGATCACATCAAGTGCAATCGGGTCGTAGTACTTTTCCATTTTCCTCTGTCTATGGGGAACTTTCAATAAAGTTCATGATGAGGGTTCTTCTAACTGTATTTCCAAGCATCAAGGCCTTTTCAAATCAAAATGAGCTTCCTAGCCACTTAAG AATATTTCTGTATTCGCTGCAGCATTATGTGCTATTTGTATTTAGGAAGATTCTAGTTTTATCCCCCTCATCACTGGATGTATTTCGGTCAGAAGGGGTGTGGGATTTTATCTTTTCAGAGCACTTCTATTTTGGAAGTGGTTCAAAAGTAATTCCTGAAGCTTATTTTAACTACAGTGATGATCGCCCATGGAGCACTGAGCCTTTTACTCGTTCAAGATCCACTAACAATCGAGTACCAAGCTATGAAACTGATAtccttcaaacaaatgtaatttcTGTTGTGGAATTTGCTGCAACACTGGATGCAACTTCACATAATATG CCTGAATGTTCTGTGCTGTTAGATGCCCTGGAACTGTTTGCTTGTAATCCTGAGGTTACCACTGGTCTAGCAAAGTGTCTACTCCACATTTTGCAGCTTGCACCTGAGAAAACATTTACTTCTTTTAAGACACTTGATGCAATTCCTCGTGTGGTCAAAGTTACTTGTATTCAAGCTCAAGAATCCAAAAAACCTGAAAGTAAAAGGAGTAGTTCACAaatttcaaagaaatcaaagtcaCCAGAGAATGTTCGTGGTTGGCGGGATAGTATGGAAGCTTGCATGCAGCTTTTTGCAGAGTTCTTTTCGGTTACTGAAGAAGCAAAGTTTTTGGTTTTGAATAGTTCTACTTGTATCGATTGTTTGTTTGATCTTTTCTGGGAAGAATGTTTGAGAAGTTCCATGCTTTCTTATATCTTTGCCCTCATGAAG ATCATTCCATCTTCCGAAGAAGACCAAAAGGCAAAGTTATACTTATGTTCCAAATACTTGGAAACCTTTACACATCTCAAAGAAAGGGAGAAAAACTTTGCAAAACTATCAATTGATCTACTGGTTGGGATGAGAGACATGCTTGTGAAAGACCGGATG TACTTCCAGACTTTGTTCCGTGATGGTGAGTGTTTTCTGCATGTTGTATCTTTATTGCATGGGTATGCTGAAGATGATGAGGGTGAAAAACTGGTTTTAAATGTTCTTCAAACTCTAACCTCTCTGCTTACGGGTAATGATGCCTCCAAG ACTGCTTTCCGAGCTCTTGTTGGAAAAGGTTATCGGACACTGCAAAGTTTGCTGTTGGACTTCTGTCACCGAAGACCCAATGCAGGTCTTTTAACCGCTCTACTTGATATGCTTGTTGATGGAAAGTTTGATCTCAAAAAGAATCCTGTTATGAGG AATGAAGATGTTATCTTGCTTTATCTGAGTGTATTGCAGAAG AGCAGTGACTCGATGCGAAATGAAGGGCTGAACATGTTTCTTCATCTACTGAGAGATTCCATATCAAATAGAGCTTCATGTGTCCGAGTGGGAACACTTAGTTTTCTTCTTGACTGGTTTCCTTGTGAAGATAATGACAGTGTTGTCCTCAAAATTGGCCAGTTAATTCAGGTCACTGGTGGACATAGTGTATCTGGGAAAGAAATTCGCAAAATATTTGCTCTGCTTCGAAGTGAGAGAGTGGGGACCCGCCAGCAGTACTGCTCATTATTATTAACCAATATTTCATCTATGCTAAATGAAAAGGGACCCACAGCCTTCTTTAACTTTGATGGAAATGATTCT GGAATAATAATCAACACGTCACTGCAGTTACCTCTTTATAAAGGATATTCTTTTTCTTGTTGGCTTCGTGTAGAAAGCTTTCCTACAAATGGAACAATGGGGCTTTTTAGTTTTCTTTCGGATAGTAGAAGAGGATGCTTGGCTGTCCTTGCAAAGGATAGGCTTATTTTTGAG TCAAGATATCAGAAGCAACAGTGTGTTTCATTTCCTCTCAATCTTGTTGGTAAAAAATGGCATTTTCTGTGCCTAACTCACAGTATTGGCAGAGCTTTCTCAGGAGGGAGTCTAGTAAAATGTTATCTGGATGGAGCTCTTGTTTCATCAGAAAAATGCAG CTATCCCAAAGTCAATGAACCGTTGACCGGTTGCATGATAGGAGCACCGATTAATTTGCTTTCTTATGAAGAAGATATCACTTCCTCTTCCAGCAAAGAATCATCTCCATTTTTTGGTCAAATCGGTCCAGTTTATCTCTTCAATGATGCCATCACTCCTGAACAAGTGCAGGGAATCAATTTCCtaggcccaaactatatgtaCTCTTTTCTTGATAATGAACTTACAGTGTCTGCTGATAACCAACTGCCCAGTGGGGTTCTTGATGCCAAAGATGGTCTGGCTTCCAAGATTATATTTGGACTCAATGCACAG GCTAGTAATCGCAGGGCGTTATTTAATGTTTCATCTTTGCTGGATCATGCGGTTGACAAGAGTTCATTTGAGGCAACTGTTAAAAATGGGACTCAACTATGCTCTCGCCGATTGTTGCAACAGATTATCTACTGTGCTGGGGGCGTTTCTGTCTTTTTCCCTCTCTTCACCCGCATCGATTTGTACGAGAATGACAGTCAGAATCTGCTGACACCTATAACTAAAGAGCGCATAACTGCTGAAATCATTGAGCTTATTGCCTCTGTTCTAGATGAAAACCTCTCAAATCAACAGCAAATGCTCAATCTTTCTGGATTTTCGGTTCTTGGTTTTCTGTTGCAGTCACTCCCTTCCCAACAACTTAATATGGATACCTTATCGGCTCTCAAACATATGCTAAATGTCATCTCAAATTGTG GCTTGGCTGAAGTCCTTGTGGAGGATGCAATATCGCATGTATTTCTCAATCCTTTCATCTGGGTATATGCAGCCTACAACGTGCAAAGAGAACTATACATGTTTCTCATTCAGCAATTCGATAATGATCCAAGGCTTCTAAAATCTTTATGTCGTTTTCCACGTGTTCTTGATATAATCCACCAGTTTTACTGGGATAAAATGCCTTCTCCCATTGCTGGAAGCAAACCTCTCTTGCAGCCTATAACCAACAAAGATTTTGGAGAGAGACCCAACAAAGAAGAAATACAAAAAATCCGGCTGCTTTTACTGAGTATTGGTGAAATGAGTCTTAAGGAGCATATTGCAGTGTCGGATATTGAATCTCTTGTATCCTTTTTTGAGACAAGTCAAGACATGGCATGCATTGAGGACATTTTACATATGATTATCCGAGCTCTTTCTCAAAAATCACTGCTTGCATCTTTTCTTGAGCAAGTCACTGTAGTTGGTGGCTGTCGTCTTTTTGTCAATCTGCTTCAAAG GGGCTATGAACCAATCCGATTGCTCGGTTTGCAATTCCTGGGAAGACTTTTGGTTGGCATCCCATCTGAGAAAAAGGAGTCAAAATTCTTTACTTTAGCCATGGGAAGATCAAAGACTCTTTTAGAAGGCCCCAAGAGAATCGAGTTAAGGCTGCCGCCCATTTTCTCTGCCATGTCAGACAGGCTGTTCCGATTTCCTCAGACAGATCTTCTTTGTGCAACTTTTTTCGATGTTCTTCTCGGTGGTGCTAGCCCGAAACAG GTTATACAGAGACATAATCAGCCTGAGAAGCAAAGAAACAAAGGAACCAACGTGCAGTTCTTCCTACCTCAAATATTGGTTCTCATTTTTAAATTTCTGTCTAACTGTGAGGATGcaaattcaagaataaaaataCTTGAAGATTTGCTTGAATTGCTAGATTCAAATACCTCTAACATTGAGGCACTTATG gaAAATGGATGGCAAGCATGGTTAGTTGCTTCCATGAAGCTTGATGTGTTGAAAACCTACAAAATGAAACCACAACGTGATGGTGACCCTGAATTAGTTGAGCAGAACCATGTGAAGACCTTATTTTCTCTAGTTCTATGTCACTACATACAGTCATCAAAAGGTGGATGGCAACCTCTGGAAGAGACTGTGAATTTTCTCCTCATGCAATATGAACAT GGTGGCAAGTCGTATTGGTATCTGCTACGTGATATATATGAGGATTTGATGAAGCGTCTTGTGGACTTATCTTCTAGAGAAAATATCCTTTCCTCACAGCCATGTCGTGACAATACATTGTACCTTCTGAAACTAGTTGATGAGCTGCTGATCTCTGAACTTGATAACAAGCTTCCA TTTCCAGCATGTGGCTATGATTTCTCTCCTGAACACATTCGGTTGGAAAATGATAGAGATCTTGTTTCTGCTTTGTACGAGGCCCTTCAGGGAGATGGTCATGATCATATCTCAAAGGCTCACAAGCAGTCTGTCTCTAATCAAATTGAAAAGATGGATGAATCATGGTGGAATCTGTATGACAATTTATGGGTTGTGATTAGTGAAATGCATGGGAAAGGGCCAAGCAGGTTGTTACCAAAATCATCATCATCTGTAGGGCCATCTTTTGGTCAAAGAGCACGTGGTTTGGTTGAGTCACTTAACATTCCTGCTGCAGAAATGGCTGCGGTTGTTGTGTCAGGAGGACTCACAAATGCACTCAGTGGGAAACCAAACAAAGTAATCGATAAAGCCATGCTGTTAAGGTCTGAAAAGTGTTCAAGAATTGCTTTTCGACTTATGATTGTTTATCTATGCAAATCTTCTCTTGAAAGAGCTTCACGATGCGTCCAACAGTTTATTCCCATACTGCCCTGTATCCTCTCTGCTGATGATGAGCAAAGCAAAAGTCGACTACAAGTTTTTATCTG GGCATTGCTTGCTGTTAGATCCCAGTTTGGGATGTTGGATGATGGTGCTCGGTTTCATGTCATTGCTCATTTGATCCGTGAAGCAGTTGACTGTGGGAAGCTGATGTTGGCAACCAGTATTGTTGGAAGAGATGATTTATTGGATACAAGCAGTGTCTCAAAGGAATCCGGAACAATCCAGAACTTGATACAAAAGGATCGCGTGCGTATTGCG GTTTCAGATGAGGTTAAATATTTAAGAAATAGCCGTGCCGAGCAAACAAAACAAGTTGCTGAGTTTCGTGTTAGAATGAATGAAATTATATCTTCTGATTTGAATCAATGGAGAGCTTTTGAAGATGATATACGCAGTAGCTTAAATTCTATTCTTGCCTCAGATGACAGCAGAAGAGCTTCCTTCCAGCTTGCTCATGATGAGGAGCAACAAGTCACTGCT GAAAATTGGATACACATACTTCGCACTCTGATAGATGAAAGAGGTCCATGGTCAGCTAATCCATTCCCCAACAAAATTGTTACACACTGGAAGCTTGACAAGACAGAAGACAGATGGAGGCGTAGGCAGAAGTTAAGACAAAATTATCATTTTAATGAAAAGCTTTGTCATCCTCCTTCAACTGTTCCTACCAATGGGACTATTCCTGCTCCACTCGAAACAAAGTCAGGGTTTGCAGCTCACATTCCACAGCAAATGAAACAGTTCTTGCTTAAAGGGATTCGAAGGATTACAGATGAAAGTTTTTTGGAATCTGTAGAACTTGATGCTGAAATCAGTGAGCAGAAGGCTTCCACCAGTGAAGATGTACTGGAGAGACAGAACTCAGAGGCTCCAAAAGAGGAAAGTGAGCAGCAGAGGGATTTCCATGACAGGAAAGACCATTCCTCTACTACTACTAGCTCAATAGAGTCGGAG GTGCTCATGTCTGTTCCATGTGTACTTGTTACACCAAAAAGGAAACTAGCAGGTCGTTTGGCTGTGATGAAGAAGTTTCTACATTTTTTTGGGGAGTTCTTGGTTGAAGGCACAGGTGGATCATCTGTTTTTAGAAATATTCAAGCATCGGGTGGTTTTGATTCAAATAGAAGCGATAATTTAGCAGCACAAAAGCAAAAGTTCATGAAATGGCCACTTAATTTAGATTTAACATCCGAGGGGGAAGCCTCTGATAACATAAATGCAGTTCTTGGTAATCTTCTTCAGAAGCAATCTGAAAACATCAAGCGCCATAGAAGATGGGAAATTGGCAAg ATAAAGGCTGTCCACTGGACTCGCTATTTGCTCAGATACACTGCCATAGAGATTTACTTCAACGATTCAACCGCtccaatattttttaattttgcaTCAAATAAAGAAGCCAAAGATGTTGGAAGCTTGATAGTTTCCACTAAAAATGAATCTGTTTCTCCAAAGGGGTACAGAGACAAATCTGGAGTTATTTCCTTCATTGATAGACGTGTTTCATTGGAGCTTGCTGAAACTGCAAGAGAAAGCTGGAGGAGAAGAGACATTACAAACTTTGAATATTTAATGGTTCTCAATACCCTTTCGGGCAGATCATATAATGACTTGACTCAGTATCCTGTGTTTCCTTGGGTAGTGGCAGATTATTCATCTGACAAACTTGATTTTAGCAAGTCCTCTACTTTTCGTGATCTTTCAAAGCCTGTTGGAGCACTGGATCAAAAACGGTTTGAG GTTTTTGAAGATAGATACCGTAACTTCTCTGACCCTGATATCCCCAG TTTCTTTTATGGATCTCATTACTCAAGCATGGGTATTGTGCTATATTATCTCCTTAGGTTAGAGCCTTTTACAGGCCTCCACCGTACATTGCAG GGTGGTAAATTTGACCATGCAGACCGACTTTTTCAAAGTATTGAGAGCACATTTCGGAACTGCCTTTCTAATACAAGTGATGTGAAGGAGTTGGTGCCTGAATTCTATTACATGTCAGACTTTCTTGTTAACTCAAACTCTTACCATTTTGGAGTGAAACAAGATGGTGAACCTTTGAATGATGTTGGCCTCCCTCCTTGGGCCAAG GGATCACCTGAAGAATTCATTAGTATAAACAGAGAAGCACTAGAAAGTGAATATGTTAGTTCAAATCTCCACCACTGGATCGATTTAATCTTTGGCTACAAACAACGTGGAAAACCAGCAGTTGAg GCAGCAAATATCTTCTATTATTTAACATACGAAGGTGCTGCTGATTTAGAAACAATGGACGACGAGTTACAAAGGGCAGCCATTGAAGACCAGATTGCTAATTTCGGCCAAACCCCGATTCAAATCTTCCGGAAGAAACATCCTCGAAGGGGCCCACCAATCCCAATCGCCCACCCTCTACGATTTGCCCCTTCTTCCATTACTTTATCCTCCATAGTTTCTAGTACAAGTACACATCCTTCAGCCGTGTTGTATGTGGGTATATCAGAGTCACATGTTGTCCTTGTGAATCAGGGACTCTCCATGTCAGTCAAACTATGGTTGACCACCCAATTGGCATCTGGCGGGAACTTCACCTTTTCTAGCTCACAG gATCCTTACTTTGCGATTGGTGCTGATGTGGTTTCGCCTCGTAGAATTGGTAGCCCTTTGGCTGAAAATATTGAACTTGGAGCACAATGTTTTACAACAATGCAGACGCCATCTGGCAATTTTCTTGTTTCATGTGGCAACTGGGAAAACAGCTTTCAGCTCATTTCCCTTAATGATGGACGATTGGTGCAGAGTGTCAGACAGCATAAAGATGTTGTTAGCTGTGTTTACG TCACATCGGATGGCAGCATCTTAGCAACAGGCAGCTACGACACAACCGTGATGATTTGGGAGGTTTTACGAATGCGGACCCGCGGGATCCCAAGCGACACCTCCCACCGCAAAGACCACGTCATCGCCGACACACCATTCCACATCCTATGTGGACATGATGACGTCATCACATGTGTATACGCGAGCACAGAGCTGGACATAGTGATCAGCGGATCAAAAGACGGGACATGCGTATTCCACACCCTCCGGAAAGGCAGATACCTGCGGTCCCTCCAACACCCGTCGGGGTGCCAGGTGTCAAAACTGGTGGCATCAAGGCACGGAAGGATCTTGCTTTATGCTGAGGATGATTTGAGTTTGCATCTTTATTCGATTAACGGGAAGCATCTGAATTCATGCGAGTCGAACGGGAGGTTGAACTGTATCGAGTTGAGTGGGTGTGGTGAGTTTGTGGTGTGTGGGGGGGATCAGGGACAGATTGTGGTGAGGCTGATGAGGTCGCTTGAGATAGTTGGGAGGTATAGTGGTGCTGGAAAGATCATTACTTGTTTGACTGTGACACAGGAGGAGTGTGTGTTGGCTGGGACTAAGGATGGGAGTTTACTTTTGTATTCCATTCAGAATCCCCAGCTTCGTAGGACCACTGTTTCCAGGACTTTAATTAAAGCCAGACCTACTACACCTACACCTACTTCTGGGACCTGA